From a region of the Daphnia pulicaria isolate SC F1-1A chromosome 1, SC_F0-13Bv2, whole genome shotgun sequence genome:
- the LOC124323170 gene encoding ankyrin repeat and death domain-containing protein 1B-like produces the protein MSDRSKLLTNRRCGTEPLNGESVFHNCARTNSANGIDNAVSAGPENVTINRQEKALIVAAQHTACREMAALFWLRAEINLQDKEGNTALHYAVWTVSEKADEILSTAAADFNILNSDGTPQINNIDNNGHSALKNAVGRGIETPVDVLLQQDANITQLDKAGNSMLHIACEIPLHLACALNNAAVVTELCARRANITAQDSSRRTPLMSAIMSGSQRSALVLLKWEFVREKDLLELSDENDMNALQYCILFNDQSTAARIRAVELALLNAQRATPPTQNLYLNAGDTSPPVFITTDPLEITQDE, from the exons ATGAGTGACCGAAGTAAACTTCTGACCAATAGGCGTTGTGGTACCGAACCACTGAACGGCGAAAGCGTGTTTCATAACTGCGCCCGTACAAATAGTGCAAATGGAATCGACAACGCCGTGTCAGCTGGCCCCGAGAACGTTACAATCAATCGACAGGAGAAAGCGTTGATCGTCGCCGCACAGCACACAGCCTGCCGCGAGATGGCCGCGTTGTTCTGGCTAAGAGCGGAAATCAATCTACAGGACAAGGAAGGTAACACAGCTCTGCATTATGCCGTTTGGACCGTGTCGGAAAAAGCGGATGAGATTCTCTCGACCGCTGCAGCGGATTTTAACATCCTTAATTCCGACGG AACACCGCAAATTAATAATATTGACAACAACGGCCACAGCGCCTTGAAAAATGCCGTCGGACGCGGAATCGAAACACCAGTTGACGTTCTCTTGCAACAAGACGCAAATATTACACAGTTAGACAAAGCGGGAAATTCCATGTTACATATTGCAT GTGAAATTCCACTACACCTAGCATGTGCACTGAATAATGCAGCCGTAGTTACCGAGCTATGTGCGCGTAGGGCCAATATCACAGCGCAGGACAGCAGCAGGCGGACACCGTTGATGTCAGCAATAATGTCAGGAAGTCAGCGGTCCGCACTCGTGCTGTTAAAATGGGAATTTGTCAGGGAAAAAGACCTACTCGAATTGTCAGACGAAAACGACATGAACGCGCTACaatattgtattttatttaatgaCCAATCGACAGCGGCCAGAATTAGAGCGGTCGAGTTGGCACTGCTTAACGCCCAACGCGCTACCCCACCGACGCAAAACCTTTATTTAAATGCGGGCGACACTTCACCGCCAGTTTTCATAACTACCGATCCCCTAGAAATCACGCAAGACGAATAA